A window of the Streptomyces sp. NBC_01351 genome harbors these coding sequences:
- a CDS encoding sensor histidine kinase, translating to MLHTRIPLPPAKSVLVDVALWGVLAASTGYGFRDAGAASPVWDLLLPLAVLAVAVPLSRRRPGSAVVLVNGLCALGLADSATPANAHVLSLAAVSCLLGARVTAARSPLLVLAGCLAVDVATCAVLGVQAVWWFWALTVLPAALLLPWLAGRHWRGRRELVREGWRLARSLEERQHLVAERARLTERADIAADMHDSLGHALSLVALRAGALELSPDLTDSDRADLAELRGTIADAVEQLRETVAVLHDPPGTDAALTVRDTVEDLLGRAVASGVPVRWERSGPVPALSPLVERGMYRVVQEALTNAVKHAPGGPVKVGFTHGADRTRVSIVNMAPSADGPPADHAEGTQARVGGRGLTGLGERVTVLGGSLRTGPYQGGFRVTAVLPHQPPSRPSTPAPTTRAGFRLPAWTRGTQDHSAWPSEKAPHPAPDTEVTPLESARRLAAARRDARRRSVAAFAAPLAAAAFLVPSAVYLAWQLTTSVLPPTRFEELQPGRPRTELAPLLPARAFPHPPDHARTAPRPSGTTCEFYRSGRDLLDQVDLYRLCWDRDTLVAKDTVPANRP from the coding sequence GTGCTGCACACGCGCATACCCCTACCCCCGGCCAAGTCGGTGCTCGTCGACGTGGCCCTGTGGGGCGTGCTCGCCGCCTCGACCGGCTACGGGTTCCGGGATGCGGGCGCGGCCTCGCCGGTCTGGGACCTGCTCCTTCCGTTGGCCGTCCTGGCGGTGGCCGTGCCGCTGTCCCGCCGTCGGCCGGGGTCCGCGGTCGTCCTGGTCAACGGGCTGTGCGCGCTCGGCCTGGCCGACTCCGCGACCCCCGCCAACGCCCACGTCCTGTCGCTGGCCGCCGTGAGTTGTCTGCTGGGCGCCCGGGTCACCGCGGCCCGGAGCCCGCTGCTGGTGCTTGCCGGGTGCCTCGCCGTCGATGTGGCGACGTGCGCCGTGCTGGGGGTGCAGGCCGTGTGGTGGTTCTGGGCGCTGACCGTGCTGCCCGCCGCCCTCCTGCTGCCGTGGCTGGCCGGACGGCACTGGCGCGGCCGACGCGAACTCGTACGGGAAGGCTGGCGGTTGGCCCGGAGCCTGGAAGAGCGCCAGCACCTGGTCGCGGAGCGGGCGCGGCTGACCGAACGCGCGGACATCGCAGCCGATATGCACGACTCGCTCGGCCATGCCCTGAGCCTGGTCGCCCTGCGTGCCGGAGCCCTGGAGCTCTCCCCCGACCTCACCGACAGCGATCGGGCCGATCTCGCCGAGCTGCGGGGCACGATCGCGGACGCCGTCGAACAGCTGCGGGAGACCGTTGCCGTCCTGCACGATCCGCCAGGAACGGACGCGGCCCTGACCGTAAGGGACACCGTCGAAGACCTCCTCGGCCGGGCGGTCGCCTCCGGGGTGCCGGTGCGGTGGGAGAGATCCGGGCCGGTGCCCGCGCTCTCGCCCTTGGTCGAACGCGGGATGTACCGGGTGGTGCAGGAGGCCCTCACCAACGCCGTGAAGCACGCGCCGGGCGGACCGGTGAAGGTCGGGTTCACTCACGGGGCCGACCGCACCAGGGTGAGCATCGTGAACATGGCCCCGTCGGCCGACGGACCGCCGGCGGACCATGCGGAGGGCACGCAGGCCCGCGTCGGTGGGCGGGGGCTGACGGGTCTTGGGGAGCGGGTGACGGTTCTGGGCGGTTCGTTGCGGACCGGCCCGTACCAGGGCGGGTTTCGCGTCACCGCCGTCCTCCCGCACCAGCCCCCATCCCGCCCGTCGACACCGGCGCCGACGACCCGAGCGGGGTTCAGACTGCCCGCATGGACCCGAGGGACCCAAGACCATTCTGCCTGGCCGTCCGAGAAGGCTCCCCATCCGGCCCCGGACACGGAGGTCACACCCCTGGAGTCCGCCCGCCGCCTCGCCGCGGCCCGACGCGACGCCCGCCGACGTTCGGTCGCCGCCTTCGCGGCCCCCTTGGCCGCGGCCGCGTTTCTCGTGCCCTCCGCCGTCTACCTGGCCTGGCAGCTGACGACGAGCGTGCTGCCGCCGACCCGGTTCGAGGAGCTGCAGCCCGGCCGGCCCCGCACCGAACTCGCTCCTCTGCTGCCGGCCCGCGCCTTCCCCCACCCGCCCGACCACGCCCGTACCGCACCCCGGCCGTCCGGCACCACCTGTGAGTTCTACCGCTCCGGCCGCGACTTGCTGGACCAGGTCGACCTCTACCGGCTCTGCTGGGACCGCGACACGCTGGTGGCGAAGGACACGGTGCCCGCGAACCGGCCCTGA
- a CDS encoding transposase family protein — translation MITELVAEVGPLWHERHQAGLESRPRKRAVGAGAKHKLVFVDRLLATLVHLRHGATHDVLACWFGVDRSTITRAIGEVRPLLATRGCTIATGVRLRTLAEVIDHLGASGQTGIIDGTEIRVRRPAASRKDREKFISGKNKQNAVKAMILTDASGRLLFCSPAQPASCADITHARQLGLVKHLTDGPAVEILADAGYQGLGAQTGGRVVTPPHRKFKKNPPDWYEEIYERQRKAHSSRRIRIEHGIAHLKNWRALARHLGRREHMSDTIQAVAGLLSHQQTATRRACQPQ, via the coding sequence GTGATCACCGAACTCGTCGCCGAGGTCGGTCCGTTATGGCATGAACGGCATCAGGCGGGACTGGAGTCCAGGCCACGCAAGCGGGCCGTGGGCGCCGGGGCAAAGCACAAGCTGGTCTTTGTCGACCGGCTCCTGGCCACGCTCGTCCACCTTCGCCACGGTGCCACTCACGACGTGCTGGCCTGCTGGTTCGGTGTCGACCGGTCCACGATCACCCGCGCTATCGGCGAGGTGCGGCCCCTGCTCGCAACCCGCGGCTGCACCATCGCCACCGGCGTCCGGCTCCGCACCCTCGCCGAAGTCATCGACCACCTCGGCGCCAGCGGACAGACCGGAATCATCGACGGCACCGAGATCCGCGTCCGCAGGCCCGCCGCCAGCCGCAAGGACCGGGAGAAGTTCATCTCCGGCAAGAACAAGCAGAACGCAGTCAAAGCCATGATCCTCACCGACGCCAGCGGCAGGCTCCTGTTCTGCAGTCCAGCCCAGCCGGCAAGCTGTGCCGACATCACCCACGCCCGACAGTTAGGCCTGGTCAAACACCTGACTGACGGCCCGGCCGTGGAAATCCTCGCCGACGCCGGCTACCAGGGCCTGGGCGCCCAGACCGGCGGCCGCGTCGTGACACCACCGCACCGCAAGTTCAAGAAGAACCCACCGGACTGGTACGAGGAGATCTACGAGCGCCAGCGCAAGGCACACTCTTCACGCCGGATCCGGATCGAGCACGGCATCGCACACCTCAAGAACTGGCGAGCACTCGCCCGCCACCTCGGCCGCCGCGAGCACATGAGCGACACCATCCAAGCCGTCGCCGGACTGCTCTCACACCAGCAGACCGCCACCCGCAGGGCCTGTCAGCCACAGTGA
- a CDS encoding ABC transporter permease, producing the protein MTTTTTATTTPDKRTAPPRAVSPGRGTPDGFAGAVACEWTKLWSVRAPYLCLLAGLTMTGVFTSYYASIARINGHPVEPVGNAAASSAVLVQFAVVVLATVAVTSEYSTGSVRASLLWVPRRHRVQAAKALVVGVVAFVAGTVFAVVGTAVAWGPFGGRASFEAGTVLGQVLAVGVYQGLVAVLTVGVAFAARHPAGALSILVTLLWALPSMLLGLGSPALAAVNAYLPHGAGDYFMRVSAGAPYTPAIAVVIVAAWAAAAHLVGLCVLRRRDA; encoded by the coding sequence GTGACCACGACCACGACCGCGACGACGACACCCGACAAGCGGACGGCCCCGCCCCGGGCCGTGTCCCCGGGCCGAGGCACCCCTGATGGCTTCGCCGGGGCGGTCGCCTGCGAGTGGACCAAACTGTGGTCGGTCCGAGCCCCCTACTTGTGTCTCCTGGCGGGCCTCACGATGACCGGGGTGTTCACCTCCTACTACGCCTCGATCGCCCGTATCAACGGGCACCCGGTCGAGCCGGTCGGGAACGCGGCGGCATCCTCCGCCGTCCTCGTCCAATTCGCCGTCGTCGTCCTGGCCACGGTCGCGGTGACCTCCGAGTACTCGACGGGGAGCGTGCGGGCTTCGCTGCTGTGGGTGCCGCGACGGCACCGGGTGCAGGCGGCGAAGGCGCTGGTCGTAGGCGTGGTCGCGTTCGTCGCCGGCACCGTCTTCGCAGTCGTGGGCACGGCGGTGGCCTGGGGTCCGTTTGGCGGACGAGCCTCCTTTGAGGCCGGCACGGTCCTCGGGCAGGTCCTGGCCGTCGGCGTCTACCAGGGCCTGGTTGCCGTGCTGACCGTCGGGGTGGCCTTCGCCGCGCGGCACCCGGCCGGCGCACTGTCGATCCTCGTCACGCTCCTGTGGGCGCTGCCGAGCATGCTCCTCGGGCTCGGCAGCCCGGCACTCGCGGCCGTCAACGCCTATCTGCCGCACGGCGCGGGAGATTACTTCATGCGCGTGAGCGCCGGGGCCCCGTACACGCCGGCGATAGCGGTTGTGATCGTGGCGGCGTGGGCCGCGGCGGCGCACCTGGTCGGCCTGTGCGTGCTGCGCCGCCGGGACGCCTGA
- a CDS encoding response regulator transcription factor, whose protein sequence is MEEKTPNSRPVRVLVADDEAMVRAGVRAILARDPHVEVVAEAGDGHEAIALTRQHRPDVVLLDIQMPGLDGLSAVARLQREPTAVGVIMLTTFGQDEYVTRALEEGADGFLLKADDPRELLTGVRAVGAGGAYLSPRVAARVIAGLRAHRAAHPHRSLDRLTEREREVLAGLGTGLSNAEIASRLHLVEGTVKAHVSAVLAKLGARNRVEAAISAYEAGLVPPRPR, encoded by the coding sequence GTGGAAGAGAAGACACCGAACAGCCGACCGGTCCGGGTCCTGGTGGCCGACGACGAGGCGATGGTCCGGGCGGGTGTGCGGGCCATCCTGGCCCGGGACCCGCACGTCGAGGTGGTCGCCGAGGCAGGCGATGGACACGAGGCCATAGCGCTCACCCGCCAACACCGGCCGGACGTAGTCCTGTTGGACATCCAGATGCCCGGCCTGGACGGCCTGTCGGCAGTGGCGCGGCTCCAGCGGGAGCCGACGGCGGTCGGTGTGATCATGCTGACGACCTTCGGCCAGGACGAGTACGTCACCCGCGCCCTGGAGGAGGGCGCCGACGGCTTCCTGCTGAAGGCGGACGACCCGAGAGAACTGCTCACCGGAGTACGCGCGGTGGGAGCCGGCGGAGCCTACCTGTCGCCGCGCGTTGCCGCCCGGGTCATCGCCGGACTGCGCGCCCACCGGGCGGCACACCCCCACCGCTCACTGGATCGGCTGACGGAACGAGAGCGCGAGGTGCTGGCCGGACTCGGAACGGGGCTGTCCAACGCGGAGATCGCGAGCCGCCTCCACCTGGTCGAGGGGACGGTGAAGGCCCACGTCAGCGCGGTCCTCGCGAAACTGGGCGCGCGCAACCGGGTGGAGGCGGCCATCTCCGCGTACGAAGCCGGCCTGGTCCCACCACGCCCCCGCTGA
- a CDS encoding GNAT family N-acetyltransferase: MVTLETPRLILRRWREEDVAPMAAINADPEVMRWIRDGSVRDEQQTRGGVQAWESEWESQGFGLFAVEIRSTGKLAGFTGLSVPDFLPEVLPAVEVGWRLGRSHWGQGLATEAAAAAVRFGFEERGLERIVSITQVGNDASERIMTKLGMHPVRETVNPTGGRRVRVFELSSDQYVTTTR, from the coding sequence ATGGTCACGCTTGAGACTCCCCGTTTGATCCTGCGGCGCTGGCGCGAGGAAGACGTTGCGCCCATGGCTGCCATCAATGCCGACCCCGAGGTCATGCGGTGGATCCGTGACGGCAGCGTCCGTGACGAACAGCAGACTCGCGGCGGGGTCCAGGCATGGGAAAGCGAGTGGGAGTCACAGGGCTTCGGCCTGTTCGCCGTGGAGATCCGGTCCACTGGCAAGCTGGCCGGCTTCACCGGGCTTTCGGTACCCGACTTCTTGCCGGAGGTACTGCCGGCGGTTGAGGTCGGCTGGCGGCTCGGACGTTCCCACTGGGGGCAGGGCTTGGCCACCGAGGCCGCCGCGGCCGCTGTACGGTTCGGGTTCGAAGAGCGAGGGCTGGAGCGGATCGTCAGCATCACTCAAGTGGGCAACGACGCCTCCGAACGGATCATGACCAAACTGGGGATGCATCCGGTCCGTGAGACCGTCAATCCCACCGGCGGTCGGCGAGTAAGGGTGTTCGAGTTGTCGTCGGACCAGTACGTCACAACCACTCGCTGA
- a CDS encoding ATP-binding cassette domain-containing protein, which produces MITLRGLTKRYGGTLAVDDLTFDIQAGRVTGFLGPNGAGKSTTMRMILGLDHPTRGRALIAGRPYADLRRPLCAVGAMLDARAVHPARSGRAHLVAQARANGIPVRRVDEVLETVGLTKAARRPAGTYSLGMSGRLGVAGALLGDPPVLVLDEPVNGLDPDGVRWIRRLVRDRAAEGRTVFLSSHLMSEMQLTADHLVVIGRGRLLSDTSMTEFLAAASPASARASVPDPEERATLVRRLMTAPGVSVETSVSGELAVEGRTAAEIGDLAHQCGVRLHQLSDVRVSLEQAYMDLTARSVEYATGGSGTDTTVAANEGVRQ; this is translated from the coding sequence GTGATCACCCTCCGAGGACTCACCAAACGCTACGGCGGCACCCTCGCCGTGGACGACCTGACATTCGATATCCAGGCCGGCCGCGTGACCGGCTTCCTCGGCCCCAACGGGGCCGGGAAGTCCACCACGATGCGCATGATTCTCGGCCTGGACCACCCGACCCGCGGGCGAGCTCTGATCGCCGGCCGGCCTTATGCGGACCTGCGGCGGCCGCTGTGCGCGGTCGGAGCGATGCTGGACGCCCGGGCCGTCCACCCGGCCCGTTCCGGCCGCGCGCACCTCGTCGCCCAGGCCCGGGCCAACGGCATCCCCGTACGCCGTGTGGACGAGGTGCTGGAGACGGTGGGTCTGACCAAGGCAGCCAGGCGGCCGGCCGGCACGTATTCGCTCGGCATGAGCGGGCGCCTCGGGGTGGCGGGTGCCCTGCTCGGCGATCCGCCGGTGCTCGTCCTGGACGAGCCGGTCAACGGCCTCGACCCGGACGGCGTGCGGTGGATCCGCCGGCTCGTGCGCGACCGGGCGGCGGAAGGGCGCACCGTCTTCCTCTCCAGCCACCTGATGAGCGAGATGCAGCTGACGGCCGATCACCTCGTCGTCATCGGACGGGGCCGGCTGCTGAGCGATACCTCCATGACGGAGTTCCTCGCCGCCGCATCCCCCGCGTCGGCGCGCGCCTCGGTGCCCGACCCGGAGGAACGGGCGACGCTGGTCCGCCGCCTGATGACGGCTCCCGGGGTGAGCGTCGAGACGTCCGTATCCGGCGAACTCGCCGTCGAGGGCCGGACCGCCGCTGAGATCGGCGATCTCGCCCACCAATGCGGGGTCCGGCTGCACCAACTGAGTGATGTCCGGGTCTCGCTGGAGCAGGCGTACATGGACCTGACCGCCCGCAGCGTCGAGTACGCAACGGGCGGCAGCGGCACGGATACGACGGTCGCAGCGAACGAAGGGGTACGACAGTGA